One window of Treponema primitia ZAS-1 genomic DNA carries:
- a CDS encoding ABC transporter substrate-binding protein, with amino-acid sequence MKKYISLIGLLALLTIPSCSRNDELSLEDINALTPAGVKEILEKTVSKPWRGEDFVPGRVAGTWNSVMDQDPKSFNILIAQQDAVTAGVVTAMQDYLVDYDPLTREWKPHCVSFEIITDEAADKLDVIYTLRDDMYWSYYGSDRKIKVTSDDVIFWYNEIDGDPAFQSSRYYQQFLTMADGSEAHIDIEKIDDRRFTFHFPRIVAEPLLATNGEIAPRADYQEAKRERGVQGVMDLFGVNTDPKNIPSMGKWFLTEYTAGQRLVYKRNPNYWDRDTNGNAIPYYEEEIVRIIPDENTQFLLFKEGETETYTPRPEDLDELVNKANADYTMYHNEGALSASFWTFNQNPQNKDSPQYEWFTKKEFRQAMSRLLNRDRIISQVYRGLALPKLSLFPEPNRYYDPAITLQYTYSPEGAETLLASIGIKRDSAGIMRDEKNRAIEFNLTIRSESTIMNDIASIITDELSRVGIKINIRVLDFQKIVEQMFNTFDWESMIMGLSGSQMFPSQGSNVWASEGNLHMWYPQQESPATDWEARIDYLYNEGAFTVDPVQAKVYWDEFQRILLEQCPLIYLVRPRSFTALRNRWDQSNVYFDNLNGFEVTHIFLKP; translated from the coding sequence ATGAAGAAATATATCTCCCTTATCGGTTTACTCGCCTTACTGACGATTCCCTCCTGCTCACGGAACGATGAGCTTTCCCTGGAGGATATTAACGCCCTTACCCCGGCGGGGGTTAAGGAGATCCTGGAAAAAACCGTTTCCAAGCCTTGGCGGGGAGAAGACTTTGTGCCCGGCAGGGTGGCAGGAACCTGGAACAGCGTTATGGATCAGGACCCGAAAAGTTTTAACATCCTCATTGCCCAGCAGGATGCGGTAACCGCAGGGGTGGTAACGGCCATGCAGGATTATCTTGTGGATTACGATCCCCTTACGCGGGAATGGAAGCCCCACTGCGTGTCCTTTGAGATAATCACCGATGAGGCGGCGGATAAACTGGATGTGATCTATACCCTCCGGGATGATATGTACTGGAGCTACTATGGTTCGGACAGAAAAATTAAGGTTACCAGTGATGATGTGATATTCTGGTACAACGAGATAGACGGGGATCCCGCTTTCCAGAGTTCCCGTTATTACCAGCAGTTTCTCACCATGGCGGACGGCAGTGAAGCCCATATCGATATCGAAAAAATTGATGACCGGCGCTTTACGTTTCATTTTCCCCGGATAGTGGCGGAACCGCTGCTGGCAACCAACGGGGAGATTGCCCCCCGCGCCGATTACCAGGAGGCCAAACGGGAACGGGGCGTCCAGGGGGTGATGGACCTTTTCGGCGTAAACACGGATCCTAAAAACATACCCTCCATGGGGAAGTGGTTCCTGACCGAATATACCGCGGGACAACGGCTGGTGTATAAGCGCAACCCCAATTACTGGGACAGGGATACTAACGGAAACGCCATACCATATTATGAAGAAGAAATTGTCCGTATCATTCCGGATGAAAATACCCAGTTCCTGCTCTTTAAGGAGGGCGAAACCGAAACCTATACCCCCCGTCCGGAGGATCTGGACGAGCTGGTAAACAAGGCAAACGCCGATTATACGATGTACCACAACGAAGGCGCCCTGAGTGCGAGTTTCTGGACCTTTAACCAAAATCCTCAAAACAAGGACAGCCCCCAGTACGAATGGTTTACCAAAAAAGAATTCCGCCAGGCCATGAGCCGCCTTTTAAACCGGGACCGGATTATTTCCCAGGTGTACCGGGGACTTGCCCTGCCGAAGCTCAGCCTCTTCCCCGAACCAAACCGCTATTATGACCCGGCGATTACCCTTCAGTATACCTATAGCCCTGAGGGTGCAGAAACACTGCTCGCCTCTATCGGCATCAAACGGGATAGCGCAGGAATAATGCGGGATGAAAAAAACCGGGCAATCGAATTTAATCTAACCATCCGCTCGGAAAGTACGATAATGAACGATATTGCATCAATAATTACGGACGAACTCAGCAGAGTTGGTATAAAAATAAACATCCGGGTCCTGGATTTTCAGAAAATAGTAGAACAAATGTTCAATACCTTTGACTGGGAATCCATGATCATGGGGCTCAGCGGGTCCCAAATGTTCCCCAGCCAGGGGAGTAATGTCTGGGCTTCCGAGGGGAATCTCCATATGTGGTACCCCCAGCAGGAAAGTCCCGCCACGGACTGGGAGGCCCGCATCGATTACCTTTACAACGAAGGGGCCTTTACGGTTGACCCGGTACAGGCAAAGGTCTACTGGGATGAGTTCCAGCGCATACTCCTGGAACAGTGCCCATTAATTTATCTGGTACGGCCCAGAAGTTTTACGGCCCTGCGGAACCGCTGGGATCAATCGAATGTCTACTTCGATAATCTGAATGGTTTTGAAGTAACCCATATATTCCTAAAACCGTGA
- a CDS encoding ABC transporter permease produces MNLLGVFRWIGERIVKPFYLFKQKAPLVSYILNRFITMAVMLFILGLAVFGLMELAPGDIVDQIMMQQLFSETQSRGGSAGLNQQAMSMEQLEARRASLGLDQPFYIQYFRWLERVVFHGDLGQSLISRAPVSFLIASRLPNSILLNLISLVLITFFSFFLGVYFSTKAGTHADLAISFFALVLHAFPGMLMLILLQLFASVTGLFPVTAYPPFPFASNPGGFVFSYAHHIFLPLLASFLGGIGGTLRMIRATMLDQLGQPYIASLRARGIGEWRVYFNHAFRNTLNPYITGSANLLAGLFSGSLILEIIFAYPGIGRLMYEAVLQEDINLVLANIMFVSFLVLLGMVLADILLAVVDPRIRYGRE; encoded by the coding sequence ATGAACCTGCTTGGCGTTTTTCGGTGGATTGGGGAACGGATAGTAAAGCCCTTCTACCTTTTTAAACAAAAGGCGCCCCTGGTTTCCTACATTCTGAATAGATTTATTACCATGGCGGTGATGCTCTTTATCTTAGGGCTGGCCGTCTTCGGTCTCATGGAGCTGGCGCCCGGGGACATTGTAGACCAGATTATGATGCAGCAGCTTTTCTCCGAGACCCAGTCCCGGGGGGGCAGTGCGGGGCTGAACCAGCAGGCCATGTCAATGGAACAATTGGAAGCCCGGCGGGCGTCGCTCGGCCTGGACCAGCCCTTCTACATCCAGTATTTCCGCTGGCTCGAACGGGTGGTCTTCCACGGCGACCTTGGGCAGAGCCTTATCAGCCGCGCGCCGGTGTCCTTCCTCATCGCCTCCCGGCTGCCTAACTCAATTTTACTCAACCTCATATCCCTGGTATTAATCACCTTCTTTTCATTTTTTCTGGGGGTCTACTTTTCTACCAAAGCGGGTACCCATGCGGATCTGGCCATAAGTTTCTTTGCCCTGGTACTCCACGCCTTCCCGGGGATGCTCATGTTAATATTACTGCAGCTCTTCGCCTCCGTAACCGGGCTCTTCCCAGTCACCGCCTATCCGCCCTTCCCCTTTGCCTCAAACCCCGGCGGCTTCGTCTTCTCCTATGCCCACCATATCTTCCTCCCCCTCCTGGCCTCCTTCCTCGGCGGCATCGGGGGAACCCTGCGGATGATCCGGGCCACCATGCTGGACCAGCTTGGGCAGCCATACATCGCAAGCCTCCGGGCCCGGGGCATCGGAGAATGGCGGGTTTACTTTAACCACGCATTCAGAAACACCCTGAACCCATACATCACCGGGAGCGCCAATCTCCTGGCCGGTCTCTTTTCCGGTTCCCTGATATTGGAGATCATCTTTGCCTACCCCGGCATCGGGCGGCTCATGTACGAAGCGGTGCTCCAGGAAGATATCAACCTGGTGCTTGCCAATATTATGTTCGTATCCTTCCTGGTCCTCCTGGGGATGGTCCTGGCGGACATACTTCTTGCGGTGGTGGACCCCCGCATACGGTACGGAAGGGAGTAA
- a CDS encoding dipeptide/oligopeptide/nickel ABC transporter permease/ATP-binding protein — translation MKRFLNYLKARPLGMASMIVILFLYLIMIFAEFIAPYKPTTVMENRIYHPPNLRFSSAGPMAQEARVINSVNWKYARVRAAYERVHIFGKGEPYKLFGLIPAERHLFTTGPVGSNGAYPIFLMGADHLGRDLFSRIVYGSRISLTIGFIATAISLFLAMILGGVSGFFGGLTDWTVMRFSEFFMLIPGLYLILFLRSLLSSNMDSGQSYMMITVILSLVGWPGSARTIRGMVHAIKREEFVMNAQLEMIPAPVIILGHIIPQIASLLIVSIALSVPGFIMTETTLSYLGLGIVDPAVSWGSLIRRDISTLSNLRNFPWLLSPVWFLLAVTLAFNFLGDVLRDFYDPYHTVFRRRRDKKKSKLPFEAEQDGLKNDTILPDDSTSPPLLSVKDLSVSFSVLRGQETILVQAVRGVSFTLKRGEILGIVGESGSGKSVTTQAIPGLHPRSAKVSGSILYEGRELTGLEAEALRTYRGKKIGMIFQEPGRSYDPLQNMGSVFFETFRNSNPAITKEEAMEKAAALLAETGLPNGRERLSNFPHQFSGGQLQRIGIALALAQSCELLIADEPTTALDVTIQAQIVDLLKTLRKTRQISIIFISHDIDLVADISDRIIVMYGGLVMESGPAAAFTGAGVTQGTDVTQGAGAIYHPYTKALLAASPRFGSHYVQTRLLSIPGRVTDPANPETGCPFAPRCAEAGKECTQGIPPLVQTEDRVIRCVIHNVLQKADT, via the coding sequence ATGAAGCGCTTCTTAAATTACCTGAAGGCCCGCCCTCTGGGTATGGCCTCCATGATAGTAATACTGTTCCTCTATCTGATAATGATCTTCGCTGAATTCATCGCTCCCTATAAGCCGACCACCGTAATGGAAAACAGGATCTACCATCCGCCGAACCTGCGTTTCTCAAGCGCCGGTCCCATGGCCCAGGAAGCCCGGGTGATCAACTCGGTAAACTGGAAATACGCCCGGGTCAGGGCTGCCTACGAAAGGGTACACATCTTCGGCAAGGGCGAGCCCTATAAGCTCTTTGGCCTCATCCCCGCGGAACGGCACCTCTTCACCACCGGCCCTGTGGGATCCAACGGCGCCTACCCCATCTTCCTTATGGGGGCGGACCATCTGGGCCGGGATCTTTTCTCCCGCATCGTCTACGGTTCGAGGATATCCCTCACCATCGGCTTCATCGCCACCGCCATATCCCTGTTCCTGGCCATGATCCTGGGCGGCGTCTCCGGCTTCTTTGGCGGCCTTACCGACTGGACGGTGATGCGTTTCTCCGAATTCTTCATGCTCATCCCCGGGCTCTACCTGATACTTTTCCTGCGATCCCTCTTATCAAGCAACATGGATTCCGGCCAATCCTACATGATGATCACCGTGATACTTTCCCTGGTAGGCTGGCCCGGTTCCGCCCGTACCATACGCGGCATGGTCCATGCCATTAAGCGTGAAGAATTCGTAATGAACGCCCAGCTTGAGATGATCCCCGCGCCGGTAATAATCCTGGGGCACATCATCCCCCAGATCGCCAGCCTCCTTATTGTAAGCATAGCCCTCTCCGTACCGGGCTTCATCATGACCGAGACCACCCTTTCCTACCTGGGACTGGGTATCGTGGACCCCGCCGTAAGCTGGGGTTCCCTCATCCGCCGCGACATTTCCACCCTGAGTAATCTCCGCAACTTTCCCTGGCTGCTCTCCCCGGTCTGGTTCCTCCTGGCCGTTACCCTGGCCTTTAACTTCCTGGGCGACGTACTGCGGGATTTCTACGATCCCTATCACACAGTTTTCCGGCGGCGCCGGGATAAGAAGAAATCGAAGCTTCCGTTTGAAGCCGAACAAGACGGATTGAAGAATGATACTATCCTCCCGGATGATTCCACATCACCACCCTTGCTTTCCGTAAAAGATCTATCGGTTAGTTTTTCTGTACTCCGCGGGCAGGAGACAATTTTGGTACAGGCGGTACGGGGAGTTTCCTTTACGCTCAAACGGGGGGAAATACTGGGCATTGTGGGGGAAAGCGGGTCCGGAAAGAGCGTTACCACCCAAGCGATACCGGGGCTGCACCCCAGGAGCGCCAAAGTATCGGGATCCATTTTGTACGAAGGCCGGGAACTGACGGGTCTTGAGGCAGAAGCCCTTCGGACATACCGGGGAAAAAAGATCGGCATGATATTCCAGGAGCCGGGCCGGTCCTACGATCCCCTACAGAATATGGGAAGCGTCTTTTTCGAAACCTTCCGCAACAGCAATCCTGCTATTACCAAAGAGGAGGCCATGGAAAAGGCAGCAGCCCTATTAGCCGAAACCGGGCTCCCCAATGGCCGGGAGCGGCTCTCCAATTTTCCCCACCAGTTCTCCGGGGGCCAGCTCCAGCGTATTGGTATAGCCCTGGCCCTGGCCCAATCCTGCGAGCTCCTCATCGCCGACGAGCCCACCACCGCCCTGGACGTAACCATCCAGGCTCAGATAGTAGATCTACTTAAAACCCTGCGGAAAACCCGGCAAATATCGATTATATTTATCAGCCACGACATAGATTTAGTGGCGGATATCTCAGACCGTATCATCGTAATGTACGGCGGCCTGGTGATGGAGAGCGGCCCTGCCGCAGCCTTCACCGGCGCCGGCGTCACGCAGGGAACGGATGTCACGCAAGGGGCAGGCGCTATTTACCACCCCTACACCAAGGCATTGCTGGCCGCGTCCCCGCGCTTCGGCAGCCACTATGTACAGACCAGGCTGCTTTCTATTCCCGGCAGGGTGACGGACCCCGCAAACCCGGAAACGGGCTGTCCCTTCGCCCCCCGCTGCGCCGAAGCCGGGAAGGAATGTACCCAAGGCATCCCGCCCCTGGTTCAAACCGAAGACCGTGTAATACGATGTGTCATACACAATGTGTTACAAAAGGCGGATACATAG
- a CDS encoding oligopeptide/dipeptide ABC transporter ATP-binding protein, producing MAVITVENLRKRFNLEAGFFARFGRFVYAVNDVSFSIGQNESYGLVGESGCGKTTTARLLVRMYESDSGTITFKDTVDVKNLKGGELKKYREKVKYVFQDPARSLNPRMSVYEVLIAGYHYSSDWPGEKKAREEAAAILEEVGLSASDLERRPAEFSGGQRQRISIARGLLLQPELLICDEVVSALDVSIQGQILNLLLDIRRRRNLSFLFIAHDLKVSSYFCDRIGVMYRGELMEEAAAADLYQTCLHPYTKLLFSSVAGTTATATSGGPAQPSALLKGEVRTPVTELSGCAFAERCPLAEERCHREHPDMRESGGAGHRVRCFRV from the coding sequence ATGGCTGTGATCACCGTAGAAAATCTGCGGAAACGCTTTAACCTGGAAGCGGGTTTCTTCGCCCGTTTCGGCCGCTTTGTCTACGCGGTAAACGACGTTTCCTTTTCCATAGGCCAAAACGAATCCTACGGCCTGGTAGGAGAATCGGGCTGCGGCAAGACCACCACCGCCCGGCTCCTGGTGCGGATGTACGAAAGCGACAGCGGAACTATCACCTTTAAGGATACCGTTGATGTAAAAAACCTTAAGGGCGGCGAACTAAAAAAATACCGGGAAAAGGTAAAATACGTTTTCCAGGACCCCGCCCGGTCCCTCAACCCCCGGATGAGCGTCTACGAAGTGCTTATCGCCGGATACCATTACTCCTCCGACTGGCCCGGGGAAAAGAAAGCCCGGGAAGAAGCTGCGGCCATACTGGAAGAGGTAGGTCTTTCCGCATCGGATCTGGAACGGCGGCCCGCGGAATTTTCCGGCGGCCAGCGCCAGCGTATCTCCATAGCCCGCGGCCTCCTGCTGCAGCCGGAGCTGCTGATCTGCGACGAAGTAGTTTCCGCCCTGGATGTTTCCATCCAAGGCCAGATCCTCAACCTCCTGCTGGACATACGCCGGCGGCGTAATTTATCATTCCTGTTCATTGCCCACGATCTCAAAGTCTCGTCGTATTTCTGCGACCGTATTGGCGTGATGTACCGGGGTGAACTCATGGAAGAAGCGGCGGCGGCGGATCTCTACCAAACCTGTCTGCACCCCTACACCAAACTGCTCTTTTCCTCCGTCGCCGGAACGACAGCCACCGCTACCAGCGGCGGCCCTGCACAGCCCTCAGCGCTGCTGAAAGGTGAAGTACGTACCCCGGTCACGGAACTTTCAGGCTGCGCCTTTGCCGAGCGCTGTCCCCTGGCGGAGGAACGCTGCCACCGGGAACACCCGGATATGCGGGAAAGCGGAGGAGCGGGGCACAGGGTGCGGTGCTTTAGGGTATGA
- a CDS encoding InlB B-repeat-containing protein produces MKNIYIICLNLLLMTFIGCEGMATLFHGPKPEKEIPIYTITFNANDATGIAPEAQTVNEGTAIILPSEDGLSFLGKVFTGWCVNPGGTGTIYAIGYFFSVTANQTLYARWENEGGIQQYTVTYNVNGGSGSVPTSQTVFTGTSIIVGNGNSLSKSGYAFSGWNTNAIGTGINYDTGVSLTVTGNVTLWARWVSTGGGTTTTGITVSPANVTVEKGKTQKFTVSINGTGNPSQSVIWSVEGGSVGTSVHSITGVLSVAVDEITETLTVRATSSVDLEKSGTASVTLKETVTNGSYANTIWEYTSSQYGYNTVTINENTVTLAGNWFVSSGEYRFLSGSIVGVYRSTVSSGIGVQEKITFVYEETEYTLANISDSELYILTKNYNTCLFTKHQ; encoded by the coding sequence ATGAAAAATATATATATTATTTGTTTAAATCTACTGCTAATGACTTTTATTGGTTGTGAAGGTATGGCGACACTCTTTCATGGCCCTAAACCAGAGAAGGAAATACCCATCTATACCATTACATTTAATGCAAATGATGCGACTGGTATTGCTCCGGAAGCACAAACTGTTAATGAAGGAACAGCTATTATACTACCAAGTGAAGATGGTCTTAGTTTTCTGGGTAAAGTATTTACCGGCTGGTGTGTAAACCCGGGTGGGACAGGGACAATATACGCTATAGGATATTTTTTTTCTGTAACCGCAAACCAAACATTATATGCTCGTTGGGAAAACGAGGGTGGTATACAACAGTATACCGTAACATACAATGTAAACGGAGGGAGTGGTTCAGTTCCGACATCGCAAACGGTATTTACAGGAACGAGTATTATTGTAGGTAACGGGAACAGCCTAAGTAAGTCTGGGTACGCTTTTAGTGGCTGGAATACGAACGCAATTGGGACGGGAATAAATTATGATACCGGGGTTTCGTTGACTGTGACTGGAAATGTAACACTTTGGGCAAGATGGGTGTCTACGGGTGGGGGAACAACTACTACCGGTATTACAGTTTCTCCCGCTAACGTGACAGTGGAAAAAGGCAAGACTCAAAAGTTCACAGTTTCCATCAATGGAACTGGCAATCCTTCGCAAAGTGTAATATGGTCTGTTGAAGGCGGTTCTGTAGGAACATCAGTCCATTCTATAACAGGGGTGTTATCTGTCGCTGTTGACGAAATCACAGAAACGTTGACTGTCAGAGCAACATCATCGGTTGATCTTGAAAAAAGTGGTACCGCATCAGTAACACTCAAAGAGACAGTTACCAATGGATCTTATGCAAATACTATTTGGGAATATACAAGTAGTCAATATGGATATAACACTGTTACAATAAATGAAAACACAGTAACCCTGGCTGGTAATTGGTTTGTTTCATCAGGGGAGTATCGCTTTTTGTCTGGCAGTATTGTCGGCGTATATCGATCTACCGTATCCTCAGGGATAGGAGTTCAGGAAAAAATTACATTTGTTTATGAAGAAACTGAATACACGCTCGCAAATATTTCTGACAGTGAATTATATATACTCACAAAGAATTATAATACTTGTCTGTTTACTAAGCATCAATAA
- a CDS encoding CsgG/HfaB family protein: protein MRKGCIEVFLFGLLTIMVSGQENTVTLDEGIKGSIFYFVERLAPGTKVAVLNFNADPFVSNYVIEELTAILANNGNLIVVDRSEMALLQREMDFQLSGEVSDESAQSIGKKLGAQTIISGVLNPLGTVWRMRVKALEVETARIQGIQTYTIKRDAVFSSLLSKVPKKPRTAGEKIGTGALNIVLGLGSYLEGDIGGGFTLTAGYAVAAGLFLIEATVLDWDNPMVGVPATIGITAAGLTLVYGFVRPFVYNWNRQAVALLDNMYFDMVPTSGNNNDQGFGVRFVYVFKL, encoded by the coding sequence ATGAGAAAAGGCTGTATTGAAGTATTTCTTTTTGGCTTGTTAACTATTATGGTCAGTGGCCAGGAAAACACAGTTACCCTTGATGAGGGTATAAAAGGCTCAATATTTTACTTCGTTGAACGCTTAGCCCCTGGCACAAAAGTAGCAGTATTGAATTTTAATGCCGATCCGTTTGTATCGAATTACGTTATAGAAGAATTAACTGCCATTCTTGCCAATAATGGCAATCTTATTGTTGTGGATAGAAGTGAGATGGCATTATTACAAAGGGAGATGGACTTTCAGCTTTCCGGTGAGGTTAGCGATGAATCTGCCCAGTCAATCGGAAAAAAACTTGGTGCGCAAACTATTATATCAGGAGTTTTAAATCCCCTCGGTACAGTGTGGCGTATGCGGGTAAAAGCGCTCGAAGTTGAAACCGCAAGAATACAAGGCATACAAACCTACACGATAAAAAGGGATGCCGTATTTTCCAGCCTCTTATCCAAAGTACCTAAAAAGCCAAGAACGGCAGGTGAAAAAATAGGTACCGGCGCACTCAATATAGTTTTAGGACTTGGATCATATCTTGAGGGCGATATCGGAGGCGGCTTTACCCTGACGGCAGGCTATGCAGTTGCAGCAGGATTATTCCTCATAGAGGCTACGGTATTAGATTGGGATAATCCTATGGTTGGAGTTCCAGCTACCATCGGTATAACAGCGGCAGGATTAACTTTGGTCTATGGTTTTGTAAGACCGTTTGTCTATAACTGGAACCGACAGGCGGTAGCTTTACTTGACAATATGTACTTTGATATGGTACCCACGTCAGGTAATAACAATGATCAAGGGTTTGGAGTACGGTTTGTCTATGTTTTCAAATTATAA
- a CDS encoding NINE protein, translated as MDVNDNVKYSEKSGLAVFFLCLFLGFLGIHRFYTKKIGTGIIMLLLCWTGVSEIWWIIDIIMILCGKFKDKEGGIVSFSKGKSIGGISAETDMEKWFSDRNQKYIYKLVGKLPMEVGSRIDLYVTDKEVILRHTPYALSVPFEIIRNFKISSVAGVDVKDNPETGIGVFTITIPGIAEPDSRYKDFQLKTDKRAIYFDATSDLNTAKDIKKHIDNYTQTGNAGPSISTADELKKYKTLLEEGTISKEEFDNKKKQLLG; from the coding sequence ATGGATGTCAATGACAATGTTAAGTATTCTGAAAAAAGTGGTCTCGCGGTGTTTTTCTTATGCTTATTTTTGGGCTTCTTAGGTATTCATAGGTTTTATACAAAGAAAATTGGTACCGGTATAATAATGTTATTGTTGTGTTGGACTGGCGTTTCTGAAATTTGGTGGATAATTGACATTATTATGATACTTTGTGGAAAATTTAAAGATAAAGAAGGCGGGATTGTATCTTTCAGTAAAGGAAAAAGCATTGGAGGAATAAGTGCAGAAACCGACATGGAAAAATGGTTTTCAGACAGAAACCAAAAATATATTTATAAATTAGTCGGTAAACTTCCAATGGAGGTCGGATCGCGTATAGATTTATACGTGACTGACAAAGAAGTAATTTTGCGCCATACTCCTTATGCGCTTTCAGTACCATTTGAAATAATACGTAATTTTAAAATATCAAGCGTGGCCGGTGTTGATGTTAAAGATAATCCGGAAACTGGAATTGGCGTTTTTACAATTACTATCCCTGGTATTGCTGAACCGGATTCGAGGTATAAAGACTTCCAGTTAAAAACTGATAAGCGTGCAATCTATTTTGATGCAACTTCTGATTTAAATACTGCAAAAGATATTAAAAAACATATAGATAATTATACACAAACAGGTAATGCGGGACCCTCAATATCAACCGCAGATGAGTTAAAAAAATATAAAACTCTTTTGGAAGAAGGTACAATATCCAAAGAAGAATTTGATAATAAGAAAAAACAATTGCTGGGATAA
- a CDS encoding helix-turn-helix domain-containing protein has protein sequence MTFKKNLRTELDYLDLTVKELSAKTGIAKGTLDCYLGLRESMPPADIAVKIAKELGVSVEYLVTGKDEKSIHSYNPTIRSIIQIVLELNEKDNETILGLAKLLKKQADKI, from the coding sequence ATGACTTTTAAAAAAAATTTAAGGACTGAACTTGATTATCTTGACTTAACTGTTAAGGAATTAAGCGCTAAAACAGGCATCGCCAAAGGAACGCTGGATTGTTACCTGGGTCTACGGGAGTCTATGCCTCCGGCCGATATAGCGGTTAAAATTGCCAAAGAACTTGGGGTATCGGTGGAATATCTTGTTACTGGAAAAGATGAAAAGTCCATACATTCGTATAATCCAACTATTCGTTCTATAATTCAAATAGTCCTTGAACTTAACGAAAAAGACAATGAAACCATACTCGGTTTAGCCAAACTATTAAAAAAACAAGCGGATAAAATCTAG
- a CDS encoding type II toxin-antitoxin system HicA family toxin, whose product MQSDRIAYIFENPNKNLLIYSIIYSIIYDMANVDKIIEKMRNQPHGIRMAEADKVLTSNGYRLDRQKGSHRQYINKNGDVITIKDENPLKAVYVKDILSRI is encoded by the coding sequence ATGCAATCTGACAGAATTGCCTATATTTTTGAAAATCCAAATAAAAACCTATTGATATATAGTATCATATATAGTATCATATATGATATGGCAAATGTGGACAAAATCATTGAGAAAATGAGAAACCAACCTCATGGAATCCGTATGGCGGAAGCTGATAAAGTTTTAACGTCAAACGGATACCGTCTTGATAGGCAAAAAGGATCACATCGTCAATACATAAATAAAAATGGGGATGTTATTACCATAAAAGATGAAAATCCGCTAAAGGCGGTATATGTGAAAGATATATTAAGCAGAATATAG
- a CDS encoding type II toxin-antitoxin system HicB family antitoxin, whose product MKAKEYMKLPYNYIIKPIKDESGSYFHASVLEFSGCQSTGETFEEAYSGLMEAMKGWIETKIENGFPVPPPMDTEKFSGKFLVRLPKTLHAHLAMEAQKEGVSLNQYALYKLSV is encoded by the coding sequence ATGAAGGCAAAAGAATACATGAAACTTCCATACAATTACATTATTAAGCCTATTAAAGATGAAAGTGGGTCATATTTTCATGCGTCTGTTCTTGAATTTTCAGGCTGCCAAAGTACCGGGGAGACCTTTGAGGAAGCATACAGTGGGCTTATGGAAGCTATGAAAGGGTGGATTGAAACAAAAATTGAAAATGGATTTCCGGTTCCGCCGCCCATGGACACAGAAAAATTTAGCGGAAAATTCCTTGTCAGGCTTCCTAAAACGCTCCATGCTCATCTTGCCATGGAAGCTCAAAAAGAAGGGGTATCCTTGAATCAATATGCGCTTTACAAACTAAGCGTATAA